The following coding sequences lie in one Streptomyces sp. NBC_00510 genomic window:
- a CDS encoding zf-HC2 domain-containing protein, protein MNGGHDAVRFSLGGYVLETLSPAETEQVRAHLAECDECRAEHAELAGLPALLATVSVAEAEAEAEAVAEAAPAASEELADRLVQRAAASAQPQPATAAVPATPGRTERGRLDRLLQQAASRRRTVWRRQLVGVATATTLIAAAASGGTWLATIASTGSQVAQPAPTSPAPVRTFSGTDPTTGVSASVKVSPAAWGSALQVSAKGEPPGITCSLQAVGVTGTTATAATWQAVTYPGGARISGSVPMSPGEISHFAIYADNGQKLLTISA, encoded by the coding sequence ATGAATGGCGGCCATGACGCCGTCCGGTTCTCCCTGGGCGGGTACGTGCTGGAAACGCTGTCCCCGGCGGAGACGGAGCAGGTGCGCGCGCACCTCGCGGAATGTGACGAGTGCCGCGCCGAGCATGCCGAGCTGGCGGGATTGCCCGCGCTGCTCGCGACGGTCAGCGTGGCCGAGGCCGAGGCCGAGGCCGAGGCCGTAGCCGAGGCCGCGCCCGCGGCAAGCGAGGAACTGGCCGATCGGCTCGTACAGCGGGCCGCCGCAAGCGCACAGCCGCAGCCTGCAACCGCTGCCGTACCGGCCACCCCGGGGCGAACCGAACGAGGCCGGCTCGACCGGTTGCTCCAGCAGGCCGCGTCCCGACGTCGTACCGTCTGGCGAAGGCAGCTGGTCGGGGTCGCCACGGCCACCACGCTCATCGCGGCGGCAGCATCGGGCGGCACGTGGCTGGCCACCATCGCCTCCACCGGCAGCCAGGTGGCGCAGCCTGCACCGACGTCACCGGCCCCGGTCCGCACTTTTTCCGGAACCGATCCCACCACAGGCGTGTCCGCCTCGGTGAAGGTCTCGCCCGCCGCCTGGGGCAGTGCCCTGCAGGTCTCCGCCAAGGGAGAACCCCCCGGGATCACGTGCAGCCTGCAAGCGGTCGGGGTCACGGGCACCACAGCGACCGCCGCCACCTGGCAGGCCGTCACGTACCCGGGCGGCGCCAGGATTTCCGGGTCGGTACCCATGTCCCCGGGAGAGATCAGTCACTTCGCCATCTACGCCGACAACGGCCAGAAGCTTCTCACCATCTCCGCGTGA